GAACTGTGCTAACCTCCCGTCCTTTCAGGTTTTTTCGGCTCTTGAGTGCCGATAACTCAATTTTGGTGCCCAGAAGAAGACTCGAACTTCCACGACATTGCTGTCACAGATACCTGAAACCTGCGCGTCTACCAATTCCGCCATCTGGGCATAAGAGAAGCCTAGGTACGGCCTTGGCCGCCCAAAGTCAAGCCTGTCAGGGAATAAAAAGAAAACGATGGGGTCATTGGTTAATACAGGAGTGAAACTAAAAAAGAAGCTGACTCAAGGGGGATGGGGGCTTATAAGGCAAAATAGAAGATTTATTATAGAAGGGCGGGGACAATAAGAATGACAAAAAAAATAGATGATTTTGGATTTCTGTTGGATTTGGACGAAAAAGGTTTGAGAGAGGCGTTGTCCCAATCGCATCATTTGAAAAAGATTGTTGGAAGCCCTGCTCAAATTAAAGAGCTTTTATGTGTTCTCCATTCTCTCGCCCAAGAACGGGCGCAAGAGCTGGCGTTAGCGGGAGGAACAACAGGGCCATCTTTTTCTACGGACCCCTTTTCGGGAAAAGAGGCTTTAGCCCACCGGTGGCCTCGGGGAAGCAACGTTCGGCCAGAGTTGTCTGTGGCTCAAGCGGCCATCCACACCCAAATTAAATCGCTTGATTATGGGATTGATACGGCCACTCATTTTTTTGGCATGTATACCGCTGGGCGGCCCGATGTTTTTCTTTTTGTGCCACCCGCTGAAAAGCAGCCGAAGAAGGTGGAGCGCGTTGTTCTGGATCTTACGCGAGGAGGCTATCTGACAAGACCTATGTGGAGCGATGGACATTTTAACCCCAGCTGTGTTCGAAAAGACGAGCGTGGCCAAACCCGTTTGTTGAGCGTTGAGGATCAAGGCTTGTTTTTAAGCGGTCAGTTTAAAGCGTTTAAGAAAGAATCTCCCGACAAAAACCTCTCTTATTTTTCAAAGCTTTATGTTTGTGACAAGATGTTTAGTCCGCTGGTTCATGATGGGAGCCAGTTTCTCCACCGTGGCGATCCAAAGCGCCAATCCAACAAACTTCCCCTTGTCTGTGAATAAGGGATGAAACGTTAACCAAAAGCGTGTATAGAGGTGGTTCCATCGAATCCTCTCTTTCCGGCAGGCGGTTATGTCAACTTTTGACGCCTCTTATCTCAACTCGATGCTGTTGGACACGACGGCTAAGTCCAACTCGCTTGTCTATCAGCGTGACGTCAGCCTTCCTTTGAACATCTCGCTTGATACAGCGAACAACCTTGGCACGCTCACGACCGATGAAACAGAGCTGAACGTCAAGGCGCAGGTCATGCGCGAGAATCCTACTCACTTTTATAAATTTACGCTTGATGGGTCTTCCATCAAGATGAGTTTTTCAAACATGACGGGCAGTTCTGGCCTAAGGGTTCAGTTGTTGAACAGTTCGGGCAAGATTGTGGCGGATAATTCGTCGACGGCATTAGAGGCTTTGCAAACGGCCTATAAAAGCATGTCGTCCAGCAGCGGCTTAAATCAAAACGCAGGCGATTATTCGATTAAGGTGACGTTTGACGCGGCGCAGCTCCGCTCCGTTCCTCAACAGTATTCGATCAGCCTTTATTCAGGCACCCGTTTTTCTACCAGCTATCAGACCGTTGCCAAGGCGCAGACCTCTGAGAGGCAATCTGCTTTGGTCGACGATACCATGACCTTTTCGTTAATTAACGCGCAGGCCTATGAAACGGAAACGGCGCATGCTGCCAATGAAACGGTGCTTAGCGCCATCAATATCGGTTGGCTTTATGAAAACAAGGCGGCGTTGTCGGTTTCCAGTCAGCTAACGGATGTGTGTTCAGCGCAGTATTATTCGTTTACTCATCAAAAGGGCGAAACCTTGAAGCTGGCGTTTAACAATCATACAGGAACAAGCAAAGCGCGGGTTCAGCTTTATGATTCATCAGGAACGCACCTGCTGGCCGATTCACACGGCACAGAAGATCAACAAGCGGCCTATGCGGCGCTGTCGTCGTCAACTGGCCTTGATGCGCCCGCGAACCCGTATGTGATTAAGGTTTCGTATGTGGCGGGTGAGCGAGAAACAAGGCAGATTTATGATTTTAAAGTTTTCTCTGGCACGTCTTATGACTCACTTTACTCTACCGCCGTTGGGACGGAATCGGCCAAAAACGCGTTGGCTAATGGCCATTTAACGATGAACTACAGCATGAAGGACTCAGCGGTTTCCTATCTTATGAGCATGTCTCAAGGTGACGAAATCAGCATTATGGATACGCTTAGCCAAACAATTTAGAGTCTTTTATCACCAAAACAAAACCGTCAGGTTGATGCCGCCAAAGCGATCAAGGTGACCAACCTGTCCATCAAACTCTTTCGTGCGCTGGACGAGGGCAAGGTCAAGCCTGGCGGCATCTGACCAAAACAGCGACCCGCCCACTGTAAAGTCGGCGACAAAAGGTTTCTTATCGACGTGTGGGCTAGAGGCGAACGTGTTGCCATCAAGAAAAATGTTACGCGCCACAGCGCGGCCTTGTGTTCCGGCGAAAAGATACCAGCCAAACTTTCCGTTGAGCTGCTGCGAGTCAAACCAGTCTGTGCCCGATGGACCTGGGCGAATACGGCTGGGGCCATAATCGGCGGCAAGGTTCTGGCCAAAACGAAGAAGCGCCGTGCCTTGACCATAGGTCATAATGTTACCTGCGCTTGCTCCCAGTTCCGGAATGATATCAACGGCCAGATTGCCGTAAAGAGGCTGCTGAAAGCGCCACTTGCGCCCATAGGTCAAAATGACACCCGGCTCGTTCTGCAGCTGATTTTCCCAACCCATTGACGGTTTGACATTGATAAACTGATGATAATCATTCTGCGTTACGCCCCCCAATGCCCAGCGCCCCACGACACCTGCCTGCACTTCAAAGTTTTCCAGCGTGTGATGGGTAGGCTGAACGCTTTCTTGAAGCAAGCTCGCCCCCGTATAAAACCAAGCGCCATAAGGACGATCCTTAACGGAAGGGGTGACACGAGATGTGTTTTGCGGCGTGAAAAGACTCTGCCCAAACATAAGACTATATTTTCTTTTCTGAGATTCATTTGAGAAAATGGGGAGGACACTGCCGAGCGATAGAAAAGATTGATCCCAAAAACCATCCGGCGTTACGCGCCCTGATAAATAAGAAAGACGCGCGCCTTGGGTGTAATGACGGTCATCGTTTGAAACGTACCAGTCATTTTCATTAATAAGTTTGAGACGGCCATAGTTGTTATCGCCATCGTTTGCCGTCGTCGTTTTTCCCATGGTAGGGGGTCTTGTTTCTTGATCTGTTGCGCACGCCACCTTGCTACCGAAAGAAAGAAAACAAACGACAAGTGTGAGAGAAAGAACGAGTCTATATAGAAGCGACATGTATTCCTCATCATCATTCAGAAGTTTGACTAAAAAAATGGTCGGTGGATTCCTGATAGATTAGGAAAACACCGTGTGCTGTATTTGGCAGAGTTTTGATAAAAATACGATGTGTCGTAAGAGCCCGTGGATAAGAAACATATAAGGATTTGCATTGAATAAATGGTTATTAAGGATGCCAACCACTTTAAAAGAAGGATGAATTTACTTTTCTCGCTATGCGCCACCTTATGTGATACTAAATAGCTCTGCTGTGCGGTGCCTGAATTAACCCGAAAGGCTCTGAATGCAAAAAAACAAAAAAAAGATTTTAATCATCGATTCCGATCCCCAACTTCAAAAGATGATGTCCATCCTTTTGGAGCCGGAAGAGTACAAAGTTATAGAATGTCTAACGGGAAAACAGGCGTCGCGCTTCTGCCTATCCACAAAACCTGATCTCGTTCTTCTTGCGCTCACGCTGCCGGATATGGATGGCAAAGAAGTTATTACCGCCATCCGTGAATGGTCGCAAGTGCCCATTATTGTACTGACAAAACGCGCCGGAGATGACGATGTTATTAAGGCATTAAATTGTGGCGCGAACGATTATGTTATCAGGCCGTTTAACGCCGATGTTCTTATGGCAAGAATTAATGTTGCTTTACGAAGCGCCGTGGTAAGTGAAACGGGCGAGCCAGAAATCAAAAATGGCCCCTTACGCATTGATCTCGTCAAGCATCAGGTTTTTCTTAATGATGTACTGCTGGGTTTCACGTCCAAGGAATATAGTTTGCTGCGTTATTTCATCGTCAATCGTGGCCGTATG
This genomic stretch from Bdellovibrionales bacterium harbors:
- a CDS encoding lipid A deacylase LpxR family protein; translated protein: MSLLYRLVLSLTLVVCFLSFGSKVACATDQETRPPTMGKTTTANDGDNNYGRLKLINENDWYVSNDDRHYTQGARLSYLSGRVTPDGFWDQSFLSLGSVLPIFSNESQKRKYSLMFGQSLFTPQNTSRVTPSVKDRPYGAWFYTGASLLQESVQPTHHTLENFEVQAGVVGRWALGGVTQNDYHQFINVKPSMGWENQLQNEPGVILTYGRKWRFQQPLYGNLAVDIIPELGASAGNIMTYGQGTALLRFGQNLAADYGPSRIRPGPSGTDWFDSQQLNGKFGWYLFAGTQGRAVARNIFLDGNTFASSPHVDKKPFVADFTVGGSLFWSDAARLDLALVQRTKEFDGQVGHLDRFGGINLTVLFW
- a CDS encoding response regulator transcription factor is translated as MQKNKKKILIIDSDPQLQKMMSILLEPEEYKVIECLTGKQASRFCLSTKPDLVLLALTLPDMDGKEVITAIREWSQVPIIVLTKRAGDDDVIKALNCGANDYVIRPFNADVLMARINVALRSAVVSETGEPEIKNGPLRIDLVKHQVFLNDVLLGFTSKEYSLLRYFIVNRGRMLTHKEILKEVWGPAHGDDTQYLRVFIGQIRAKIEKDFILPALITTEPGVGYRMELAEIADLCPLSDRRTIEERRA